In the Klebsiella aerogenes KCTC 2190 genome, one interval contains:
- the ftsL gene encoding cell division protein FtsL, translating to MIGRVTVALSKVKGSLGSNERHALPGVIGDDLLRFGKLPLCLFICIIITAVTVVTTAHHTRLLTAQREQLVLERDALDIEWRNLILEENALGDHSRVERIATEKLQMQHVDPSQENIVVQK from the coding sequence ATGATCGGCAGAGTGACAGTAGCCTTAAGCAAAGTTAAAGGATCGTTAGGAAGCAACGAGCGCCATGCCTTGCCTGGCGTTATCGGGGACGATCTTCTGCGGTTTGGGAAGCTGCCACTCTGCCTGTTCATTTGCATCATCATAACGGCAGTGACCGTGGTGACGACGGCGCACCATACCCGTCTGTTAACCGCGCAGCGTGAACAATTGGTTCTGGAGCGTGACGCTCTGGATATTGAATGGCGCAACCTGATCCTCGAAGAGAACGCCCTTGGCGATCACAGTCGGGTTGAGCGGATCGCGACAGAGAAGTTGCAGATGCAACACGTTGATCCATCACAAGAAAATATAGTGGTACAGAAATAA
- the leuO gene encoding transcriptional regulator LeuO, whose product MTVELDMLIENTEYKSAPGQEVVKPQLRMVDLNLLTVFDAVMQEQNITRAAHTLGMSQPAVSNAVSRLKVMFNDELFVRYGRGIQPTARAYQLFGSVRQALQLVQNELPGSGFEPLSSERVFNLCVCSPLDNYLTSLIFNKVGEIAPNIHLVFKSALHQNTEHQLRYQEIEFVIGYEEFRRPEFACIPLFKDEMVLVANRKHPRISGPLTEADIYQEEHAVVALDRYASFSQPWYDSVDKQSCIAYQGNAMVSVLNVVSQTHMVAIAPRWLANEFADKLDLQILPLPLKVNSRTCFLSWHEAAGRDKGHQWMEELLANICQR is encoded by the coding sequence GTGACGGTGGAGTTAGATATGTTAATTGAAAATACTGAATATAAATCAGCCCCGGGACAGGAAGTCGTCAAACCACAACTGCGGATGGTGGATCTCAACCTGCTGACCGTCTTTGATGCGGTGATGCAGGAACAAAATATTACCCGTGCGGCCCACACTCTCGGCATGTCTCAACCGGCGGTGAGTAACGCGGTATCTCGTCTCAAGGTGATGTTTAATGATGAACTGTTTGTTCGCTATGGGCGTGGCATTCAGCCAACGGCGCGGGCCTATCAGCTGTTCGGCTCAGTACGCCAGGCATTGCAACTGGTGCAAAATGAGTTGCCGGGTTCCGGTTTTGAACCGCTGAGCAGTGAGCGCGTATTTAACCTCTGCGTTTGTAGCCCATTGGATAATTACTTAACCTCGCTAATATTTAATAAAGTTGGTGAAATCGCGCCAAATATTCATCTGGTCTTTAAATCAGCGCTACATCAAAACACCGAACATCAGCTGCGTTATCAGGAAATTGAATTCGTTATCGGTTATGAAGAGTTCCGTCGCCCGGAGTTTGCCTGCATACCTTTATTCAAAGATGAAATGGTTCTGGTGGCCAACCGTAAACATCCGCGTATTTCCGGGCCGCTAACGGAAGCGGATATTTATCAGGAAGAGCACGCGGTCGTCGCATTGGATCGTTATGCTTCATTTAGCCAGCCGTGGTATGACTCCGTGGATAAACAATCCTGTATTGCTTATCAGGGTAATGCCATGGTTAGCGTATTAAACGTGGTGTCGCAAACCCACATGGTGGCAATAGCGCCACGTTGGTTGGCCAATGAATTCGCTGATAAATTAGATTTGCAGATCTTACCGTTGCCGCTGAAGGTCAACAGCCGTACCTGCTTCCTCTCCTGGCACGAAGCGGCCGGTCGTGATAAAGGCCATCAATGGATGGAAGAGTTATTGGCGAATATCTGTCAGCGCTAA
- the rsmH gene encoding 16S rRNA (cytosine(1402)-N(4))-methyltransferase RsmH, with the protein MMENFKHTTVLLDEAVNGLNIRPNGIYIDGTFGRGGHSRLILSQLGAEGRLLAIDRDPTAIAVAQTIDDPRFSIVHGPFSQLADYVAERNLTGKIDGILLDLGVSSPQLDDAERGFSFMRDGPLDMRMDPTRGQSAAEWLQTAEEADIAWVIKTFGEERFGKRIARAIVERNRIEPMTRTKELAEVIAAATPVKDKHKHPATRTFQAVRIWVNSELEEIEQALKSSLGVLAPGGRLSIISFHSLEDRIVKRFMREQSRGPQVPAGIPMTEEQLRKLGGRQLRALGKLMPGEEEVAENPRARSSVLRIAERTNA; encoded by the coding sequence ATGATGGAAAATTTTAAACATACTACGGTACTTCTGGATGAAGCCGTTAACGGCCTGAATATTCGTCCAAATGGTATCTACATTGATGGAACCTTTGGCCGCGGTGGTCACTCGCGTCTGATCCTCTCCCAACTGGGGGCGGAAGGGCGCCTGCTGGCAATCGATCGCGACCCGACGGCTATTGCCGTTGCGCAAACCATCGATGACCCACGCTTTTCCATCGTACATGGTCCTTTCTCGCAGCTGGCTGACTACGTCGCCGAGCGCAATCTTACCGGCAAGATCGACGGTATTCTTCTCGATCTTGGCGTTTCTTCACCGCAGCTGGACGACGCGGAACGCGGGTTCTCCTTTATGCGCGATGGTCCGCTGGACATGCGCATGGATCCGACTCGCGGTCAGTCCGCCGCCGAATGGTTACAGACCGCCGAAGAAGCCGACATCGCCTGGGTAATCAAAACCTTTGGCGAGGAGCGTTTCGGTAAACGTATCGCGCGCGCGATCGTTGAGCGTAACCGCATTGAGCCGATGACCCGTACCAAAGAGCTGGCGGAAGTTATCGCGGCGGCAACGCCGGTGAAAGATAAGCACAAACATCCCGCGACCCGTACCTTCCAGGCGGTGCGCATCTGGGTGAACAGTGAACTGGAGGAGATAGAGCAGGCGCTAAAAAGCTCGCTCGGCGTGCTGGCCCCCGGTGGTCGGCTGTCGATTATCAGTTTCCATTCGCTGGAAGACCGCATTGTGAAGCGCTTTATGCGTGAGCAAAGCCGCGGTCCGCAGGTTCCAGCAGGGATCCCGATGACTGAAGAGCAGCTCAGGAAACTGGGCGGCCGTCAGTTGCGAGCACTAGGCAAGTTGATGCCGGGCGAAGAAGAGGTGGCAGAGAATCCACGCGCCCGTAGTTCAGTGCTGCGTATCGCAGAGAGGACGAACGCATGA
- the leuL gene encoding leu operon leader peptide: MIRTTRFTSLLLLNASIVRGRLLGDVQR; encoded by the coding sequence ATGATTCGCACCACTCGCTTCACCAGCCTACTACTACTAAACGCATCCATTGTGCGCGGTAGGCTGTTGGGCGACGTTCAGCGTTAA
- the cra gene encoding catabolite repressor/activator — MKLDEIARLAGVSRTTASYVINGKAKQYRVSDKTVEKVMAVVREHNYHPNAVAAGLRAGRTRSIGLVIPDLENTSYTRIANYLERQARQRGYQLLIACSEDQPDNEMRCIEHLLQRQVDAIIVSTSLPPEHPFYQRWANDPFPIVALDRALDREHFTSVVGADQDDAEMLAAELRKFPGDRVLYLGALPELSVSFLREQGFRSAWKDDPREVNFLYANSYEREAAAQLFERWLETHPMPQLLFTTSFPLLQGVMDVTLRREGKLPSELAIATFGDNELLDFLQCPVLAVAQRHRDVAERVLEIVLASLDEPRKPKPGLSRIRRNLYHRGSLNRR, encoded by the coding sequence GTGAAACTGGATGAAATCGCCCGGCTGGCCGGTGTTTCAAGAACCACCGCGAGCTATGTGATTAATGGCAAAGCGAAGCAGTATCGCGTCAGCGATAAAACGGTCGAGAAGGTGATGGCGGTGGTGCGCGAGCACAACTACCACCCGAATGCGGTCGCTGCTGGCCTGCGCGCAGGACGCACGCGTTCAATCGGTCTGGTGATCCCGGATCTCGAAAATACCAGTTATACCCGTATTGCGAACTATCTGGAGCGCCAGGCGCGTCAGCGCGGCTACCAGTTGCTGATCGCCTGCTCGGAAGATCAGCCGGATAACGAAATGCGCTGTATTGAGCATCTGCTGCAGCGTCAGGTGGATGCAATTATCGTTTCGACTTCGCTGCCGCCGGAGCACCCGTTCTATCAGCGCTGGGCGAACGATCCTTTCCCGATTGTCGCGCTCGACCGCGCGCTCGATCGTGAACACTTTACCAGCGTCGTCGGCGCCGATCAGGACGACGCCGAGATGCTTGCCGCCGAGCTGCGCAAATTTCCCGGTGACCGAGTGCTCTATCTGGGAGCGCTGCCGGAGCTGTCAGTGAGCTTCCTGCGCGAGCAGGGGTTCCGTTCAGCCTGGAAAGACGACCCGCGCGAGGTGAACTTCCTCTATGCCAACAGCTATGAACGCGAAGCTGCGGCCCAGCTGTTTGAACGGTGGCTGGAAACGCATCCAATGCCGCAACTGCTGTTTACCACCTCTTTCCCGCTGCTGCAGGGGGTGATGGATGTCACGCTGCGCCGTGAGGGCAAACTGCCATCTGAGCTGGCCATCGCCACCTTCGGTGATAACGAACTGCTCGACTTCCTGCAGTGCCCGGTGCTGGCGGTCGCGCAGCGTCATCGCGACGTTGCCGAGCGCGTTTTAGAGATTGTACTGGCAAGCCTGGATGAACCACGTAAGCCGAAACCGGGCTTAAGTCGTATACGTCGTAACCTCTATCATCGCGGAAGTTTGAATCGTCGCTGA
- the ilvI gene encoding acetolactate synthase 3 large subunit, with protein MEMLSGAEMVVQSLVDQGVKQVFGYPGGAVLDIYDALHTLGGIDHVLVRHEQAAVHMADGLARATGEVGVVLVTSGPGATNAITGIATAYMDSIPLVILSGQVATSLIGYDAFQECDMVGISRPVVKHSFLVKQTEDIPGILKKAFWLAASGRPGPVVVDLPKDILNPAKKLPYVWPDAVSMRSYNPTTSGHKGQIKRALQTLVAAKKPVVYVGGGAINSQCEAQLRTLVEKLKLPVVSSLMGLGAFPATHQQALGMLGMHGTYEANMTMHHSDVIFAVGVRFDDRTTNNLAKYCPNATVLHIDIDPTSISKTVPADVPIVGDARQVLDQMFDLLEQEESQQPLDEIRDWWQQIEQWRSRHCLQYDTQSGKIKPQAVIEAIWRLTNGDAYVTSDVGQHQMFAALYYPFDKPRRWINSGGLGTMGFGLPAALGVKMALPQETVICVTGDGSIQMNIQELSTALQYELPVLVLNLNNRYLGMVKQWQDMLYSGRHSQSYMESLPDFVRVAEAYGHVGIRISEPQELEAKLADALEQVRNNRLVFVDVTVDGSEHVYPMQIRGGGMDEMWLSKTERT; from the coding sequence ATGGAGATGTTGTCAGGAGCCGAGATGGTCGTCCAATCGCTTGTCGATCAGGGCGTCAAGCAAGTATTCGGCTATCCCGGAGGCGCGGTCCTCGATATCTATGATGCATTACATACCCTCGGCGGCATTGACCATGTGCTGGTCCGCCATGAGCAGGCGGCGGTGCATATGGCCGACGGACTGGCGCGCGCAACCGGCGAAGTCGGGGTGGTGCTGGTGACCTCCGGCCCGGGAGCGACTAACGCTATTACCGGCATCGCAACGGCTTACATGGATTCTATTCCGCTGGTCATTCTTTCCGGGCAGGTCGCCACCTCGCTGATTGGCTACGATGCCTTCCAGGAGTGCGATATGGTCGGTATCTCGCGCCCGGTGGTCAAACACAGCTTCCTCGTGAAACAGACTGAAGATATCCCCGGGATTTTAAAGAAAGCCTTCTGGCTGGCGGCCAGCGGCCGACCGGGGCCGGTAGTGGTCGATTTGCCGAAGGATATTCTCAATCCGGCGAAAAAGCTGCCTTATGTTTGGCCGGATGCGGTCAGCATGCGTTCCTATAACCCGACAACCAGCGGTCATAAAGGGCAGATCAAACGTGCGTTGCAAACGCTGGTGGCGGCGAAAAAACCGGTCGTGTACGTTGGCGGCGGGGCAATCAATTCGCAGTGCGAAGCACAGCTGCGTACGCTGGTCGAAAAGCTGAAGCTACCGGTGGTCTCTTCATTAATGGGTTTAGGCGCTTTTCCGGCGACTCATCAGCAGGCGCTTGGCATGCTGGGGATGCATGGCACCTATGAAGCCAACATGACCATGCATCATTCCGACGTTATTTTTGCAGTCGGCGTCCGCTTTGACGATCGTACCACCAACAATTTGGCTAAGTATTGCCCGAACGCCACGGTGCTGCATATTGATATCGATCCCACGTCGATCTCCAAGACCGTCCCGGCAGATGTGCCGATCGTCGGCGACGCGCGCCAGGTGCTTGACCAGATGTTTGATCTGCTTGAGCAGGAAGAGAGCCAGCAACCGCTGGATGAGATCCGCGACTGGTGGCAGCAGATCGAACAGTGGCGTTCCCGTCACTGTCTGCAATACGACACGCAAAGCGGCAAGATCAAACCGCAGGCGGTGATTGAGGCTATCTGGCGCCTGACCAATGGTGATGCTTACGTGACTTCCGACGTTGGACAGCATCAGATGTTCGCCGCGCTCTATTATCCATTCGATAAACCACGGCGTTGGATTAACTCCGGCGGCCTCGGCACGATGGGCTTTGGCCTGCCAGCGGCACTGGGCGTGAAGATGGCGCTACCGCAAGAAACCGTTATCTGCGTGACCGGCGATGGCAGCATCCAGATGAACATTCAGGAGCTTTCCACCGCCCTGCAGTATGAACTGCCGGTGCTGGTGCTGAACCTGAATAACCGCTACCTCGGAATGGTAAAGCAGTGGCAGGATATGCTCTATTCTGGCCGCCATTCGCAGTCCTATATGGAATCGCTGCCGGACTTCGTTCGCGTCGCCGAGGCTTATGGCCACGTTGGTATTCGTATCAGCGAGCCGCAAGAGCTGGAAGCGAAGCTGGCGGATGCCCTGGAGCAGGTGCGTAATAATCGTCTGGTGTTCGTTGATGTTACGGTTGATGGTAGCGAGCATGTTTATCCCATGCAGATCCGCGGCGGCGGCATGGACGAAATGTGGTTGAGCAAAACGGAGAGAACCTGA
- the ilvN gene encoding acetolactate synthase small subunit — MRRILSVLLENESGALSRVIGLFSQRGYNIESLTVAPTDDPTLSRMTIQTVGDEKAIEQIEKQLHKLVDVLRVSELGQGSHVEREIMLVKVQASGYGREEVKRNTEIFRGQIIDVTPSIYTVQLAGTSDKLDAFLASLRDVARIVEVARSGVVGLSRGDKIMR; from the coding sequence ATGCGCCGGATATTATCTGTATTACTGGAGAACGAATCGGGAGCATTATCCCGGGTGATCGGCCTCTTTTCGCAGCGCGGCTACAATATTGAAAGCCTGACGGTAGCGCCAACCGACGATCCGACGTTGTCCCGCATGACCATCCAGACGGTGGGCGACGAAAAAGCCATTGAGCAGATTGAAAAGCAATTACATAAGCTGGTGGACGTGCTGCGGGTCAGCGAACTGGGTCAAGGCTCCCACGTCGAACGTGAAATCATGCTGGTGAAAGTGCAAGCCAGCGGTTATGGCCGCGAAGAGGTGAAACGCAACACCGAGATCTTCCGCGGGCAGATTATTGACGTCACGCCATCTATTTATACCGTGCAGTTGGCCGGAACCAGCGATAAGCTGGATGCGTTCCTGGCTTCTTTACGCGATGTCGCGCGCATTGTTGAAGTGGCGCGATCCGGAGTAGTCGGCCTGTCGCGCGGCGATAAAATCATGCGCTAA
- the leuA gene encoding 2-isopropylmalate synthase, translating to MSQQVIIFDTTLRDGEQALQASLSVKEKLQIAMALERMGVDVMEVGFPVSSPGDFESVQTIARTIKNSRVCALARCVEKDIDVAAESLKVAEAFRIHTFIATSPMHIATKLRSTLDEVIERAIYMVKRARNYTDDVEFSCEDAGRTPIDDLARVVEAAIRAGATTINIPDTVGYTMPFEYANIISGLYERVPNIDKAIISVHTHDDLGIAVGNALAAVHAGARQVEGAMNGIGERAGNCALEEVIMAIKVRKDIMNVHTNINHHEIWRTSQTVSQICNMPIPANKAIVGTGAFAHSSGIHQDGVLKNRENYEIMTPESIGLNQVQLNLTSRSGRAAVKHRMEEMGYKESDYNLDHLYDAFLKLADKKGQVFDYDLEALAFINKQQEEPEHFRLDYFSVQSGSSDIATASIKLACGDDIKTEAANGNGPVDAIYQAINRVTDYNIDLVKYGLSAKGHGKDALGQVDIVVEYNGRRFHGVGLATDIVESSAKAMVHVLNNIWRAAEVEKELQRQAQNKENNKETV from the coding sequence ATGAGCCAGCAAGTCATTATTTTCGATACGACCTTACGTGATGGGGAACAAGCGTTACAGGCCAGCCTGAGCGTGAAAGAGAAGCTGCAGATCGCCATGGCCCTCGAACGTATGGGCGTCGATGTAATGGAAGTCGGTTTCCCGGTTTCTTCCCCGGGCGATTTTGAATCGGTACAGACCATCGCTCGCACCATCAAAAATAGCCGCGTTTGCGCTCTGGCGCGCTGCGTTGAGAAAGATATCGACGTGGCGGCGGAATCCTTAAAAGTGGCGGAAGCGTTCCGCATCCACACCTTCATCGCCACGTCTCCGATGCATATCGCCACCAAGCTGCGCAGCACGCTGGATGAGGTCATCGAACGCGCTATTTATATGGTGAAACGTGCGCGTAACTATACCGACGACGTGGAATTCTCCTGTGAAGACGCAGGTCGTACGCCGATCGACGATCTGGCTCGCGTCGTTGAAGCGGCTATCCGCGCCGGCGCCACGACCATTAATATCCCGGATACCGTCGGCTACACCATGCCATTCGAATACGCCAACATCATCAGCGGCCTGTATGAACGCGTACCAAACATTGATAAAGCAATTATTTCAGTCCACACCCATGATGATTTAGGTATCGCCGTCGGCAACGCCCTCGCCGCCGTCCACGCTGGCGCTCGTCAGGTAGAAGGCGCGATGAACGGTATCGGCGAACGCGCCGGTAACTGCGCGCTGGAAGAAGTCATCATGGCGATCAAGGTGCGCAAAGACATCATGAACGTGCACACCAACATCAATCACCATGAAATCTGGCGTACCAGCCAGACCGTCAGCCAAATCTGCAATATGCCGATCCCGGCTAACAAAGCTATCGTCGGTACCGGCGCCTTCGCCCACTCTTCCGGTATTCATCAGGATGGCGTGCTGAAGAACCGCGAAAACTACGAAATCATGACCCCGGAATCCATCGGCCTGAACCAGGTACAGCTGAACCTGACTTCACGCTCCGGTCGCGCGGCGGTGAAACACCGTATGGAAGAGATGGGCTACAAAGAGAGCGACTACAACCTGGATCATCTGTATGACGCGTTCCTGAAGCTGGCGGATAAAAAAGGCCAGGTCTTCGACTACGACCTGGAAGCGCTGGCATTTATCAATAAACAGCAGGAAGAGCCAGAGCATTTCCGTCTGGACTACTTCAGCGTCCAGTCTGGCTCCAGCGATATCGCTACCGCCTCTATCAAGCTGGCCTGCGGTGATGACATCAAAACCGAAGCCGCCAACGGCAACGGCCCGGTTGACGCTATCTACCAGGCAATCAACCGTGTGACAGACTACAACATCGACTTAGTGAAGTATGGCTTAAGCGCCAAAGGCCACGGCAAAGATGCGCTGGGTCAGGTGGATATTGTCGTGGAATACAACGGTCGCCGCTTCCACGGCGTCGGCCTCGCGACCGATATCGTCGAATCTTCAGCAAAAGCGATGGTACATGTGCTTAACAACATCTGGCGCGCCGCCGAAGTCGAAAAAGAATTGCAACGCCAGGCTCAGAATAAAGAGAACAACAAGGAAACCGTGTAA
- the mraZ gene encoding division/cell wall cluster transcriptional repressor MraZ, whose translation MFRGATLVNLDSKGRLAVPTRYRDGLIEDASGQMVCTIDIHHPCLLLYPLPEWEIIEQKLSRLSSMNPVERRVQRLLLGHASECQMDSAGRLLIAPVLRQHAGLTKEVMLVGQFNKFELWDETTWYQRVKEDIDAEQSATGELSERLQDLSL comes from the coding sequence ATGTTCCGTGGAGCAACGTTAGTCAATCTCGACAGTAAAGGCCGTTTGGCCGTACCGACGCGCTACCGCGACGGGCTGATCGAGGATGCTTCTGGTCAAATGGTATGCACCATTGACATTCATCACCCGTGCCTGCTGCTTTATCCTTTGCCTGAATGGGAAATCATCGAGCAAAAATTGTCGCGTTTGTCGAGCATGAATCCCGTTGAGCGGCGCGTACAGCGCCTGCTTTTGGGGCATGCCAGCGAATGTCAGATGGATAGCGCCGGACGATTGCTAATCGCGCCGGTGCTGCGGCAACATGCCGGGCTGACAAAAGAAGTGATGCTGGTCGGACAGTTTAATAAATTTGAACTGTGGGATGAAACGACCTGGTATCAACGGGTCAAGGAAGATATCGACGCTGAGCAGTCCGCTACCGGTGAACTGTCGGAGCGCCTGCAGGATTTGTCTTTATAA
- a CDS encoding peptidoglycan glycosyltransferase FtsI, translating to MKAAPKTPKAKRQEEQANFISWRFALLCGCILIALAFLLGRVAWLQVVSPDMLVRQGDMRSLRVQEVSTARGMITDRSGRPLAVSVPVKAIWADPKELHDAGGVTLDNRWKALADALNMPLDQLASRINSNPRMRFIYLARQVNPDMADYIKKLKLPGIHLREESRRYYPSGEVTAHLIGFTNVDSQGIEGVEKSFDKWLTGQPGERIVRKDRYGRVIEDISSTDSQAAHNLALSIDERLQALVYRELNNAVAFNKAESGTAVLVDVNTGEVLAMANSPSYNPNNFAGTSKDTMRNRAITDVFEPGSTVKPMVVMTALQRGIVNENTVLNTIPYRINGHEIKDVARYSELTLTGVLQKSSNVGVSKLALAMPSSALVDTYSRFGLGKATNLGLVGERSGLYPQKQRWSDIERATFSFGYGLMVTPLQLARVYATIGSYGIYRPLSITKVDPPVPGERVFPESLVRTVVHMMESVALPGGGGVKAAIKGYRIAIKTGTAKKVGPDGRYINKYIAYTAGVAPASHPRFALVVVINDPQAGKYYGGAVSAPVFGAIMGGVLRTMNVEPDALATGEKSEFVINQGEGTGGRS from the coding sequence ATGAAAGCAGCGCCGAAAACGCCAAAAGCAAAACGTCAGGAAGAACAGGCCAACTTTATTAGTTGGCGTTTTGCGTTGCTGTGCGGATGTATTTTAATCGCTCTCGCCTTCCTGCTTGGCCGCGTCGCGTGGCTGCAGGTGGTGAGCCCGGATATGCTGGTGCGTCAGGGAGATATGCGTTCCCTTCGTGTGCAGGAAGTGTCAACCGCGCGCGGCATGATTACCGACCGCTCCGGCCGCCCGCTGGCGGTCAGCGTGCCGGTAAAAGCCATCTGGGCCGACCCGAAAGAGCTGCATGATGCCGGAGGCGTGACGCTCGATAACCGCTGGAAAGCGTTAGCCGATGCGCTGAACATGCCGCTGGACCAGCTGGCATCGCGCATCAACAGCAACCCGCGGATGCGTTTTATCTATCTGGCGCGTCAGGTGAACCCTGACATGGCTGACTACATCAAAAAACTGAAGCTGCCGGGGATTCATCTGCGTGAGGAGTCTCGCCGTTACTATCCGTCAGGCGAAGTAACCGCTCACCTCATTGGCTTCACCAACGTCGATAGCCAGGGGATTGAAGGGGTTGAGAAAAGCTTTGATAAGTGGCTGACCGGCCAGCCGGGCGAGCGTATCGTGCGTAAAGACCGCTATGGTCGCGTGATCGAAGACATTTCTTCCACCGACAGCCAGGCGGCGCATAACCTCGCGCTGAGCATCGACGAGCGCCTGCAGGCGCTGGTATATCGCGAACTGAATAATGCGGTGGCGTTCAACAAAGCGGAATCAGGCACCGCCGTTTTGGTTGACGTCAACACCGGTGAAGTGCTGGCGATGGCGAATAGCCCGTCGTACAACCCGAATAATTTCGCGGGTACGTCCAAAGATACCATGCGTAACCGCGCCATCACCGACGTATTCGAACCGGGTTCAACGGTCAAACCGATGGTGGTGATGACGGCGCTGCAGCGCGGCATCGTCAATGAAAATACCGTGCTGAACACCATTCCATATCGAATTAACGGCCACGAAATCAAAGACGTGGCGCGCTATAGCGAATTAACCCTGACCGGGGTGCTACAGAAGTCGAGTAACGTCGGCGTTTCTAAGCTGGCGTTAGCGATGCCGTCCTCAGCGTTAGTAGATACTTACTCACGTTTTGGGCTTGGAAAGGCGACCAATTTGGGGTTGGTCGGAGAACGCAGTGGCTTATATCCTCAAAAACAACGGTGGTCTGACATAGAGAGGGCCACCTTTTCTTTCGGCTACGGGCTAATGGTAACTCCGTTACAGTTAGCGCGAGTCTACGCAACGATTGGCAGCTACGGCATCTATCGCCCGCTGTCGATTACCAAAGTTGATCCACCGGTTCCGGGCGAGCGCGTGTTCCCGGAATCACTGGTTCGTACCGTCGTTCATATGATGGAAAGCGTGGCGCTGCCCGGCGGCGGCGGCGTGAAAGCGGCGATCAAAGGCTATCGCATCGCGATTAAAACCGGTACGGCGAAAAAAGTGGGGCCGGATGGCCGCTACATCAACAAATATATTGCTTACACCGCAGGCGTTGCGCCCGCCAGCCATCCGCGTTTCGCGCTGGTGGTGGTGATCAACGACCCGCAGGCAGGTAAATACTACGGTGGCGCCGTTTCCGCGCCGGTATTCGGTGCCATCATGGGCGGCGTATTACGCACCATGAACGTCGAACCGGATGCGCTGGCAACGGGCGAAAAAAGTGAATTTGTGATTAATCAAGGCGAGGGAACAGGTGGCAGATCGTAA